Proteins from one Sabethes cyaneus chromosome 2, idSabCyanKW18_F2, whole genome shotgun sequence genomic window:
- the LOC128736881 gene encoding UDP-glucosyltransferase 2-like: MNSVSVLATAVGILLTATATTNGANILAILTVPSPSHHIWNRVWIEALVDRGHNLTVISQDGDNSRSNLTYLILEKVYSSMQEMEVNYVEMSKESTVATVFNFLNYYVSLCDAMMESQGLAVLERYPRDFKFDLVVYDFGCGPCLLPLLHRFNYPPLLSLTAFNNPPYSVDVVGGHKHFAYTPYFALKYNSRMDFWQRAYNTFLSLLNSAYRNMYVVPLVDKLARSHFDYPDMPCLGDLEQRTQVMLVNTNPVLDPLEPLPPNLIAVGGLHIKDPEPLPLGLEQFINNATKGAILFSLGSNVRSDKIGEERQRMFIEAFRQMPQYHFLWKFESELDLDLPRNVIIKRWMPQNSILAHPNVKAFITHSGGLSTQEASWFGVPLIGMPFFMDQHRTCQQSVAAGVAEVLDFQSLSVEKIRNTVLKVLQIPKYRENMKRRSRFFRDQPEKPLNRALWWMEYVIRNPDMNHLKSPTLELGTIRSNLLDVYALFIGIGLASYIVLKSVLKKCFFAPSMEKSLKKD, encoded by the exons ATGAATTCAGTATCAGTTTTAGCCACTGCCGTGGGCATTCTTTTGACAGCAACGGCAACTACAAATGGAGCAAATATTCTGGCTATTTTAACAGTTCCAAGCCCCAGTCATCACATCTG GAATCGCGTATGGATTGAAGCACTGGTTGACCGGGGACATAATTTAACGGTTATCTCACAGGATGGCGACAATTCGAGAAGTAATCTCACATATCTGATTTTGGAAAAAGTCTACAGTAGCATGCAAGAGATGGAAGTAAATTATGTGGAAATGTCTAAAGAATCCACTGTGGCTACCGTGTTCAACTTTCTCAACTACTACGTTAGCCTGTGTGATG CAATGATGGAGTCGCAAGGGTTGGCAGTATTGGAGCGGTATCCACGCGATTTTAAGTTTGACCTTGTGGTGTATGACTTTGGTTGCGGACCATGTCTTCTTCCTCTTCTCCACAGGTTTAACTATCCTCCGTTACTATCGTTGACAGCTTTCAACAATCCTCCGTACTCTGTGGATGTCGTGGGCGGTCATAAACATTTCGCCTACACTCCATATTTTGCCCTTAAGTACAATTCCAGAATGGATTTTTGGCAAAGAGCCTACAACACCTTCCTTTCGCTACTCAATTCAGC TTACCGAAACATGTACGTGGTACCGTTAGTCGACAAACTCGCACGTTCTCATTTCGACTACCCCGATATGCCATGTCTGGGTGATCTCGAACAACGTACTCAAGTTATGCTTGTTAACACCAATCCAGTGCTGGatcctctggagcctcttccgcCGAACCTTATTGCCGTTGGAGGACTCCACATTAAGGATCCCGAACCTCTTCCCTTAGGCTTGGAACAATTTATCAACAACGCCACAAAAGGAGCAATTCTGTTTTCGCTCGGCTCCAACGTTCGTAGTGATAAAATTGGTGAAGAACGTCAAAGAATGTTTATCGAAGCATTCCGACAAATGCCACAGTATCATTTCCTGTGGAAATTTGAGTCCGAACTTGATCTCGATCTTCCTCGAAATGTAATAATCAAACGGTGGATGCCGCAAAATAGCATATTAGCTCATCCAAATGTCAAAGCATTCATAACACACTCGGGTGGATTGAGCACTCAAGAAGCATCGTGGTTCGGCGTACCGTTGATTGGTATGCCCTTCTTCATGGATCAACATAGG ACCTGTCAACAATCAGTGGCTGCAGGAGTTGCGGAAGTCCTTGACTTCCAGTCACTGTCTGTGGAGAAAATTCGAAACACAGTGCTGAAAGTGCTGCAGATACCTAAGTACCGCGAGAATATGAAACGGAGATCCAGGTTTTTCCGCGATCAACCGGAAAAACCACTGAACCGTGCGCTATGGTGGATGGAATACGTTATTCGGAATCCAGACATGAACCATCTGAAATCGCCCACCCTTGAACTGGGAACTATCCGGTCGAATCTGCTCGATGTTTATGCGCTCTTCATTGGAATCGGTTTAGCTAGCTATATTGTTTTAAAAAGTGTATTGAAAAAGTGCTTCTTTGCGCCGAGTATGGAGAAGTCATTGAAGAAAGACTAA